From Lolium perenne isolate Kyuss_39 chromosome 5, Kyuss_2.0, whole genome shotgun sequence, a single genomic window includes:
- the LOC139831517 gene encoding uncharacterized protein, which produces MPPLRRSASGYRGVRARPSGRSTRRSAPARSGSYSEPSTPRMRRRGPTTPSSAPRPARRQMNFNDVWTREQAEMLSPPSSAITTEQRRRARELKQRLRVAEQDERLHLEWARAFPENVAAMEAFYAQKKEAKAKAAAKKKADRDRRRAESVARKAERAEKISVVQFGWTVSLTCSFHMSNIGPSQLG; this is translated from the exons ATGCCTCCGctccgccgctccgcctccggcTACCGCGGGGTCCGCGCGCGGCCGAGCGGCCGCTCGACGCGGAGATccgctccggcgaggagcggatcCTACTCGGAACCTTCGACACCGCGCATGAGGCGGCGCGGGCCTACGACGCCGTCGTCGGCGCCTCGGCCGGCCCGCCGCCAAATGAACTTCAACGATGTTTGGACGCGCGAGCAGGCGGAGATGCTCTCGCCGCCATCGTCGGCCATCACGACCGAGCAGCGGCGCCGCGCCCGCGAGCTCAAGCAGCGCCTGCGCGTGGCGGAGCAAGACGAGCGCCTGCACCTCGAGTGGGCGCGCGCGTTCCCGGAGAACGTCGCCGCCATGGAGGCATTTTACGCGCAGAAGAAGGAGGCcaaggcgaaggcggcggcgaagaaAAAGGCCGACCGCGACAGGCGCCGCGCCGAGTCGGTGGCGAGGAAGGCggagagggcggagaag ATATCGGTGGTCCAGTTTGGTTGGACGGTCTCCCTGACATGTTCGTTCCACATGTCAAATATTGGTCCTAGTCAACTTGGTTAA